One genomic segment of Nitrospira sp. includes these proteins:
- a CDS encoding methyl-accepting chemotaxis protein — MNDVLPVTSNPTPSTEAPPASSAAHPPLRHRQSGLQNPHTQRRRLAFVHPIQARLLILTLTYTMMIALLLAIPVFRPLMQALDNPALSWQERAVVATDLLNLHARYWPWALGAVAVLTIHCLHSLRVVHRIAGPLYRFKQLYREIGEGDLSIRATLRQHDYLTPEADLLNRMTAQLQARISTSKQAQTTLALDVERLKEAVAREHNPTLATLVQQTEQDLASLKESLDWFKTHRG; from the coding sequence ATGAACGACGTGCTTCCCGTCACGAGCAACCCGACTCCGTCCACTGAAGCGCCACCCGCCTCTTCAGCGGCACATCCGCCCCTGCGCCATCGCCAATCCGGGCTACAGAACCCTCACACACAGAGACGACGGCTGGCCTTCGTGCATCCGATTCAGGCGCGCCTCCTCATCCTGACCCTCACGTACACAATGATGATCGCGCTGCTGTTGGCCATCCCCGTGTTCAGGCCCCTCATGCAAGCCCTCGACAACCCGGCGCTCTCCTGGCAGGAGCGAGCCGTCGTCGCAACCGACTTGCTCAATCTGCACGCCCGATACTGGCCTTGGGCACTGGGAGCCGTGGCGGTACTGACCATCCATTGCCTGCACTCCCTGCGGGTGGTGCATCGCATCGCCGGCCCCCTCTATCGATTCAAGCAGCTCTACCGAGAGATCGGCGAGGGCGACCTGTCCATCAGAGCGACACTCCGCCAACACGACTACCTGACGCCTGAAGCAGACCTCTTGAATCGGATGACGGCCCAACTCCAGGCCAGAATCAGCACAAGCAAACAAGCGCAGACAACGCTGGCGTTGGACGTCGAACGGCTCAAAGAAGCCGTTGCCCGTGAACACAATCCAACCCTCGCCACACTCGTGCAACAGACCGAACAGGATCTGGCGAGCCTAAAAGAGTCCCTCGATTGGTTCAAAACTCATAGGGGATAG
- a CDS encoding prepilin-type N-terminal cleavage/methylation domain-containing protein, with product MDRSLHKTRQRTGQAIQQTAPGAWGTATGFTLIELMIAVAIAGILASLAGPTYTDFLYKARIARTVAELHGLAKELQGFALSAGQYPDTLAQIGRSTLLDPWGNPYQYYRINCGPVDIGYLHQPDRPDGESEGRIIPVADPSPAHAGRILLTVGNTHTQKLIQLVAGSGGGSSASGGGSSASGGSSTPSGGGGPPCGGVGGARKDRFLVPINSDFDIYSMGRDGQTVAPLTAPKSHDDIIRASDGGFYGLAAYF from the coding sequence TTGGACCGCAGCCTACACAAGACTCGTCAGCGCACAGGTCAGGCAATCCAACAGACGGCACCTGGCGCATGGGGTACCGCCACCGGCTTCACGTTGATCGAACTCATGATCGCGGTGGCAATTGCCGGCATTCTGGCTTCCTTGGCCGGGCCGACCTATACCGACTTTCTCTATAAAGCACGGATTGCAAGGACCGTCGCCGAGCTTCACGGCCTGGCCAAAGAGCTTCAAGGCTTTGCCCTTTCAGCGGGGCAATACCCCGACACCCTGGCGCAAATTGGCCGGAGCACGTTGCTTGATCCATGGGGGAATCCCTATCAGTATTACCGGATTAATTGCGGCCCCGTTGACATCGGCTATCTCCACCAACCCGATCGTCCTGATGGGGAATCTGAAGGCCGTATCATTCCCGTCGCCGATCCTTCCCCAGCCCATGCAGGACGGATACTCCTCACAGTCGGAAACACCCATACCCAGAAATTGATCCAGCTCGTTGCGGGGAGTGGCGGTGGAAGCAGCGCGAGCGGAGGCGGAAGCAGTGCGAGTGGAGGCAGCAGCACCCCGAGCGGAGGCGGTGGCCCACCCTGCGGCGGGGTCGGAGGAGCACGGAAGGATCGCTTCCTGGTTCCGATCAACTCCGATTTCGATATTTACAGCATGGGACGGGACGGACAGACCGTCGCTCCTCTCACGGCTCCCAAGAGTCACGATGACATTATTCGCGCCAGCGATGGTGGCTTTTACGGCCTCGCGGCCTACTTCTAA
- a CDS encoding GAF domain-containing protein: MKALFSTSLLQSRIARRMLGLFILCALVPTSILGWVSYRQVTDQLIAQSSLRLQQESKAQGMVLYNHLLTLKADLDRLADGLPQDGPVVEDSTLTASVKELGHRFRELRLLKYDSPSHHHLNETQVSHLKAGKTLLRFQSAANNLRDIVLTRAVNPDRWEAGLLSASIDETLLWGMQSKDMLPAETDLAVEGHDRRILYSTFQERIALPTLQRQDLAAPMTEAFVWHSGEHDYVAGAWTVPLRYIFLADPWIVALSQTRESALAPVDQFRHTFLLVIASALSLVGLLSLSHIRRSLQPVTLLQEGTMRLAGGDFTTRVTVTSRDEFEDLAASFNRMTGQLSQQFHMLETLSAISHAILSSHEPKAMTRLVQSRISETVACDAVGMALMESGRPGSTSLSVRHLNSWSETEFTETGCRFTEADLAFLQIHPHHAMLGATALPDYLTGLRALQLTSFAVFPIFADTLVTGALVLAYRPGKSPSADDVVSARRLADQVAVALTNSRAIESRVRAQMELVGAVEAKHEAEERATVLQAENQSLETKEERLRHQQTATLNLVKDRTVFEGSLAEAAQLVTTTAAQALGVERTSVWIFEASRRLLYCLDSYERSTGRHGPEPTRSLSRYPDYFEKLQRGQVLAAAQAQQDPPFHELTSDVLSPRGISSRLDAPFHTKAGLAGVVTVEHVGAPREWAADEQQFAQALGNFMTLVLEAARRREAEEALAIAKLAAEDATKAKAEFLANMSHEIRTPMNGVIGMTEILAHTSLSDTQRH; encoded by the coding sequence ATGAAGGCATTATTCTCCACGTCCCTGCTCCAGAGTCGCATCGCCCGCCGCATGCTGGGGCTCTTCATACTCTGCGCGCTGGTTCCAACATCGATCCTTGGCTGGGTGTCGTACCGGCAAGTTACCGATCAGTTGATTGCGCAATCCTCGCTTCGCCTCCAACAGGAGAGCAAGGCCCAGGGGATGGTACTGTACAACCATCTCCTGACACTCAAGGCGGATCTCGATCGCCTCGCCGATGGACTGCCGCAGGACGGACCCGTCGTAGAGGACTCGACACTCACCGCGTCAGTAAAGGAACTGGGGCACCGTTTCCGGGAGCTGCGCCTACTAAAGTACGACAGCCCCTCGCATCACCATCTGAACGAGACGCAGGTGAGCCACCTCAAGGCAGGCAAGACGCTGCTCCGGTTTCAGTCCGCCGCCAACAACCTTCGGGACATTGTTTTGACTCGCGCCGTCAATCCGGATCGATGGGAGGCCGGCCTCCTCTCAGCCTCAATCGATGAAACGCTACTCTGGGGCATGCAGTCAAAAGACATGCTGCCGGCAGAAACCGACCTGGCCGTTGAAGGCCATGACCGGCGGATCCTCTACTCGACCTTTCAGGAGCGGATCGCGCTCCCGACGCTCCAACGGCAGGACCTGGCCGCCCCTATGACAGAAGCGTTCGTCTGGCACTCGGGTGAACACGACTACGTCGCGGGCGCCTGGACGGTGCCCCTGCGATACATCTTTCTTGCAGATCCCTGGATCGTCGCGCTGAGCCAAACGAGAGAGTCTGCCCTCGCTCCAGTTGATCAGTTCCGGCACACCTTTCTTCTGGTCATCGCCTCGGCGTTGAGTCTCGTGGGGCTGCTCAGCCTCTCGCATATCCGCCGGAGCCTGCAACCGGTGACCCTCTTGCAGGAAGGCACAATGCGCCTCGCCGGCGGAGACTTTACGACTCGCGTCACCGTCACGAGCCGGGACGAGTTTGAAGACCTGGCCGCCTCGTTCAATCGTATGACCGGCCAGCTCAGCCAACAGTTTCACATGCTGGAAACTCTCTCGGCCATCAGCCACGCCATCCTCTCCAGTCATGAGCCCAAGGCGATGACGCGGCTCGTGCAGTCTCGCATCTCCGAAACCGTCGCCTGTGACGCCGTGGGCATGGCGCTGATGGAATCGGGCCGCCCGGGATCGACGAGCCTGTCGGTGCGGCACCTGAACTCCTGGTCGGAAACTGAATTTACCGAGACCGGCTGTCGGTTTACTGAGGCGGATCTGGCCTTTCTCCAGATTCATCCACACCATGCCATGCTGGGAGCCACCGCCTTGCCCGATTATCTGACGGGCCTCAGAGCGCTCCAGCTCACAAGTTTCGCGGTCTTTCCGATCTTCGCAGACACACTCGTCACCGGCGCGCTGGTGCTCGCGTATCGGCCAGGGAAATCCCCTTCCGCCGACGATGTCGTCTCGGCCCGTCGGTTGGCCGATCAAGTCGCCGTCGCCCTCACCAACAGCCGTGCCATCGAATCGCGCGTGCGCGCACAGATGGAGCTCGTCGGAGCCGTCGAGGCGAAACACGAGGCCGAGGAGCGGGCCACAGTGTTGCAAGCCGAGAACCAGTCGCTGGAGACAAAAGAAGAACGGCTGCGGCATCAGCAGACTGCTACTCTGAACCTTGTCAAAGACCGGACGGTATTTGAAGGCTCACTGGCTGAAGCGGCCCAACTGGTCACGACGACGGCCGCCCAGGCCCTCGGAGTCGAACGGACCAGTGTATGGATCTTTGAAGCGAGCCGCCGCCTCCTCTACTGCCTCGACAGTTACGAACGGTCCACGGGGCGTCATGGACCGGAACCCACGCGGTCGCTCTCACGATATCCTGACTATTTCGAGAAGCTCCAGCGCGGGCAGGTCCTCGCGGCTGCGCAGGCACAGCAAGATCCACCATTTCACGAGTTAACGTCCGACGTCCTTTCGCCGCGTGGCATCAGTTCACGGCTGGACGCCCCGTTTCATACCAAGGCAGGCTTGGCCGGAGTGGTGACGGTCGAACATGTGGGGGCTCCAAGAGAATGGGCCGCTGACGAACAGCAGTTTGCGCAAGCCCTCGGAAACTTCATGACGCTGGTGCTGGAGGCCGCTCGCCGCCGCGAGGCCGAAGAAGCTCTGGCCATCGCCAAACTCGCGGCCGAAGACGCGACCAAAGCGAAAGCGGAATTCCTCGCCAACATGAGCCACGAGATCCGGACCCCGATGAACGGCGTGATCGGGATGACCGAGATCCTTGCGCACACGTCGCTGTCCGACACGCAGCGCCACTAG